One part of the Arabidopsis thaliana chromosome 4, partial sequence genome encodes these proteins:
- a CDS encoding RING/U-box superfamily protein (RING/U-box superfamily protein; FUNCTIONS IN: zinc ion binding; LOCATED IN: endomembrane system; EXPRESSED IN: stem, root; CONTAINS InterPro DOMAIN/s: Zinc finger, RING-type (InterPro:IPR001841), Zinc finger, C3HC4 RING-type (InterPro:IPR018957); BEST Arabidopsis thaliana protein match is: RING/U-box superfamily protein (TAIR:AT2G35000.1); Has 9246 Blast hits to 9221 proteins in 278 species: Archae - 0; Bacteria - 2; Metazoa - 2331; Fungi - 762; Plants - 4890; Viruses - 29; Other Eukaryotes - 1232 (source: NCBI BLink).), protein MSYFKRNEGTIVFAFASIGFIAFYIINYYIRRCRNRAAAAGDIEEARMSPRRPPRGLDAEAIKSFPSFVYTEARGIEPGIGELECVVCLNEFKDDETLRLVPPCVHVFHADCVDIWLSHSSTCPICRAKVVP, encoded by the coding sequence ATGTCATACTTCAAAAGAAACGAAGGAACAATTGTGTTTGCGTTTGCGAGCATCGGGTTCATAGCgttttatatcattaattACTACATTCGGCGATGCAGAAACCGTGCCGCAGCAGCCGGGGACATTGAGGAAGCTCGAATGAGTCCGAGGAGGCCACCGCGAGGACTTGACGCTGAAGCCATCAAGTCGTTTCCTTCATTCGTTTACACGGAAGCTAGAGGAATTGAGCCAGGAATAGGCGAGCTAGAATGTGTTGTGTGTTTGAATGAATTCAAAGACGATGAAACGCTGCGTTTGGTACCACCTTGTGTACATGTGTTTCATGCTGACTGTGTAGACATCTGGCTTTCTCATAGCTCCACATGTCCTATCTGTCGTGCTAAAGTAGTTCCTTAA
- a CDS encoding RING/U-box superfamily protein (RING/U-box superfamily protein; FUNCTIONS IN: zinc ion binding; LOCATED IN: endomembrane system; CONTAINS InterPro DOMAIN/s: Zinc finger, RING-type (InterPro:IPR001841), Zinc finger, C3HC4 RING-type (InterPro:IPR018957); BEST Arabidopsis thaliana protein match is: RING/U-box superfamily protein (TAIR:AT4G09120.1); Has 9318 Blast hits to 9279 proteins in 280 species: Archae - 0; Bacteria - 2; Metazoa - 2438; Fungi - 673; Plants - 4918; Viruses - 43; Other Eukaryotes - 1244 (source: NCBI BLink).) — protein MTIFARDLIYRIETKVLLPLFLVHLLPYVTCQQESESVDRNRKTNFPTETVIAIIVLAIFISLSMVACFLHKTFYRAEVEAASQEVFHSRARRGLEKELVESFPIFLYSEVKGLKIGKGGVECAICLSEFVDKETLRWMPPCSHTFHANCIDVWLSSQSTCPACRANLSLKPGESYPYPITDLETGNEQRDEHSLLQLGTNLDRFTLQLPEEMQRQLVSLNLIRTSNMTLPRAMSSRQGYRSGFSHGRQTLRRAISMSLSFSLQAASVRSTVGRDDLVLETSQAKDKDLCEQSFQHLMPEKV, from the coding sequence ATGACTATATTCGCGAGAGATCTCATCTATAGGATCGAAACGAAGGTTTTGTTGCCGCTCTTCCTTGTCCATTTGTTACCTTATGTAACATGCCAGCAAGAGTCAGAATCCGTAGACCGCAATAGAAAAACCAATTTCCCAACGGAAACGGTAATCGCAATCATTGTGCTTGCAATATTTATCTCATTAAGCATGGTCGCTTGTTTCTTGCACAAAACATTCTATAGAGCAGAGGTTGAGGCGGCAAGCCAAGAAGTGTTTCACAGTAGAGCGAGGCGTGGGCTCGAGAAGGAACTCGTTGAGTCCTTTCCAATTTTCCTCTATTCGGAGGTTAAAGGGCTCAAGATAGGCAAAGGCGGAGTAGAATGTGCAATTTGTCTAAGCGAGTTTGTGGATAAAGAAACACTACGTTGGATGCCTCCTTGTAGCCACACTTTCCATGCTAATTGCATTGATGTGTGGCTCTCTTCTCAGTCCACATGTCCGGCTTGTCGTGCAAATCTGTCTCTCAAACCCGGTGAGAGTTATCCATATCCGATCACGGATCTTGAAACGGGAAATGAACAAAGAGATGAACATTCATTGCTTCAACTAGGTACGAATCTAGATCGATTCACACTTCAGTTACCAGAGGAGATGCAAAGACAATTGGTTAGCTTGAATCTGATAAGGACAAGCAACATGACCTTACCTCGAGCCATGAGTTCGAGACAGGGCTACAGAAGCGGTTTCTCTCATGGACGACAAACACTTCGGCGGGCCATATCTATGTCTCTAAGTTTCTCTTTACAAGCTGCTTCTGTTCGTTCCACAGTTGGCAGAGACGATCTAGTGCTAGAGACTTCCCAAGCTAAGGACAAAGATTTATGTGAACAGTCGTTCCAACACCTCATGCCAGAGAAGGTCTAA
- a CDS encoding RING/U-box superfamily protein (RING/U-box superfamily protein; FUNCTIONS IN: zinc ion binding; LOCATED IN: endomembrane system; CONTAINS InterPro DOMAIN/s: Zinc finger, RING-type (InterPro:IPR001841), Zinc finger, C3HC4 RING-type (InterPro:IPR018957); BEST Arabidopsis thaliana protein match is: RING/U-box superfamily protein (TAIR:AT4G09130.1); Has 9153 Blast hits to 9126 proteins in 280 species: Archae - 0; Bacteria - 2; Metazoa - 2283; Fungi - 702; Plants - 4953; Viruses - 31; Other Eukaryotes - 1182 (source: NCBI BLink).), whose translation MNIFTRYHLPRVVSGVILPLFLFHLLPYVTCQQESVPTNSIRQTNLSADSIIAIVVLAIFISLGMVSCCLHCIFYREEIGAAGQDVLHSRARRGLEKEVIESFPTFLYSEVKGLKIGKGGVECAICLSEFEDQETLRWMPPCSHTFHANCIDVWLSSWSTCPVCRANLSLKPGESYPYLNMDVETGGVQKLPNERSLTGNSVTTRSRSTGLLSSWRMAEIFVPRSHSTGHSLVQQLGENLDRFTLQLPEEVQRQLVSLNLIRRSHIVLPQAVSSRQGYRSGSVGSERGGFSQGRQTHRRALSMSFSFSFQTASVRSIHDMNDQAQAKDKYFGERSFERLMPEEKV comes from the coding sequence ATGAATATCTTCACGAGATATCACCTTCCTCGGGTCGTATCAGGTGTTATATTGCCGCTCTTCCTTTTCCATCTTTTGCCTTACGTTACATGTCAGCAAGAGTCGGTACCAACAAACAGCATTAGACAAACCAATCTCTCAGCTGACTCAATAATTGCAATCGTTGTGCTTGCAATATTTATATCATTAGGCATGGTCTCTTGTTGCTTGCACTGCATATTCTATAGGGAAGAGATTGGGGCGGCAGGTCAAGATGTATTACACAGTAGAGCAAGGCGTGGGCTCGAGAAGGAAGTCATCGAGTCTTTTCCAACTTTCCTTTATTCAGAAGTTAAAGGGCTCAAGATAGGCAAAGGCGGTGTAGAATGTGCAATTTGTCTGAGCGAGTTTGAGGATCAAGAAACGCTACGTTGGATGCCTCCTTGTAGCCACACTTTCCATGCTAATTGCATCGATGTGTGGCTCTCTTCTTGGTCCACATGTCCGGTTTGTCGTGCAAATCTGTCTCTCAAACCCGGTGAGAGTTATCCATATCTGAACATGGATGTTGAAACGGGAGGTGTTCAAAAACTCCCCAATGAGAGAAGCTTGACAGGTAATAGTGTAACAACTAGATCGAGATCTACAGGGTTATTGTCGAGCTGGCGTATGGCTGAGATATTCGTCCCTAGATCTCATTCGACCGGACATTCATTGGTTCAACAACTAGGTGAAAATCTAGACCGGTTCACATTGCAATTACCAGAGGAGGTACAAAGACAATTAGTTAGCTTGAATCTGATAAGGAGAAGCCACATAGTCTTACCTCAAGCCGTGAGTTCGAGGCAGGGCTACAGGAGCGGGAGCGTTGGGAGCGAGAGAGGTGGTTTCTCTCAGGGACGGCAAACGCACCGAAGGGCCTTATCtatgtctttctctttctctttccaaaCTGCTTCTGTTCGGTCAATACATGA